The following coding sequences are from one Sciurus carolinensis chromosome 11, mSciCar1.2, whole genome shotgun sequence window:
- the LOC124959447 gene encoding olfactory receptor 4X2-like, giving the protein MAHTYNVTEFIFLGLHSQEVQRVCFVIFLLLYMAIVLGNFLIVLTVMTSRSLGSPMYFFLSYLSFVEICYSSTTVPKLLSDLLAERKTISWWGCMTQLFFMHFFGGTEIFLLTVMAYDRYVAICKPLNYTTIMNQQVCMVLVGMAWVGGFVHSFAQILLVFQLPFCGPNVIDHYFCDVLPLLQLACSDTFLIGLLIVANGGTLSVTSFVILLVSYAVILLHLRTRSSEGRRKALSTCGSHITVVMLFFVPCVFIYLRPSTTLPIDKMVAVFYTVVTPLLNPVIYSLRNSEVKKAMKKLWIRIEADSWYCSWVWNDAQSKLKGHNG; this is encoded by the coding sequence ATGGCTCATACATACAATGTGACTGAATTCATCTTCCTGGGACTTCACAGTCAGGAGGTGCAGAGAGtttgctttgtgatttttctgctcTTGTACATGGCGATTGTGCTGGGGAACTTCCTCATTGTGCTCACTGTCATGACCAGCAGAAGTCTGGGatcccccatgtacttcttcctcagctaCCTGTCCTTTGTGGAGATCTGCTACTCCTCTACTACAGTCCCCAAACTCCTCTCAGATCTGCTGGCTGAAAGGAAAACCATATCTTGGTGGGGCTGCATGACACAGCTTTTCTTCATGCACTTCTTTGGGGGCACTGAGATTTTCCTGCTCacggtgatggcctatgaccgctatgtggccatctgtaagcccCTCAACTATACCACCATCATGAACCAGCAGGTGTGTATGGTCCTGGTAGGAATGGCATGGGTGGGAGGCTTTGTGCATTCCTTTGCCCAGATCCTTCTCGTCTTCCAACTGCccttctgtggccccaatgtGATTGACCACTATTTCTGTGATGTGCTTCCCTTGCTCCAACTGGCCTGCTCAGATACTTTCCTCATTGGTCTGCTGATTGTAGCTAATGGGGGGACCTTGTCTGTGACCAGCTTTGTTATCCTCTTGGTGTCCTATGCGGTCATTCTACTTCATCTGAGGACTCGGAGTTCTGAGGGTAGACGCAAAGccctctccacctgtgggtcccacATCACTGTGGTTATGTTGTTCTTTGTACCCTGTGTCTTCATCTATCTGAGGCCTTCTACCACTCTGCCTATCGACAAGATGGTAGCTGTGTTCTACACAGTGGTGACCCCACTCCTCAACCCTGTCATCTACTCCCTGAGAAATTCTGAGGTGAAGAAGGCCATGAAGAAGCTGTGGATCAGGATAGAGGCGGACTCTTGGTACTGTTCTTGGGTTTGGAATGATGCTCAGTCCAAACTCAAGGGGCACAATGGGTAG
- the LOC124958794 gene encoding olfactory receptor 4X2-like — MAHTYNVTEFIFLGLSHSQEVQRVCFVIFLLLYMAIMLGNFLIVLTVMTSRSLGSPMYFFLSYLSFVEICYSSTTVPKLLSDLLAERKTISLWGCLAQFFFMHFFAGTEIFLLTVMAYDRYVAICKPLNYTTIMNQQVCMVLVGMAWVGAFVHSLSQILLVFQLPFCGPNVIDHYFCDVLPLLQLACSDTFLIGLLIVANGGTLSVTSFVILLVSYAVILLHLRTRSSEGRRKALSTCGSHITVVMLFFVPCVFIYLRPSTTLPADKMVAVFYTVVTPLLNPVIYSLRNAEVKKAMKRLWIRTVKPDEK; from the coding sequence ATGGCTCATACATACAATGTGACTGAATTCATCTTCCTGGGACTGTCTCACAGTCAGGAGGTGCAGAGAGtttgctttgtgatttttctgctcTTGTACATGGCGATCATGCTGGGGAACTTCCTCATTGTGCTCACTGTCATGACCAGCAGAAGTCTGGGatcccccatgtacttcttcctcagctaCCTGTCCTTCGTGGAGATTTGCTACTCCTCTACTACAGTCCCCAAACTCCTCTCAGATCTGCTGGCTGAAAGGAAAACCATATCTCTGTGGGGCTGCTTGGCACAATTTTTCTTCATGCACTTCTTTGCAGGCACTGAGATTTTCCTGCtcacagtgatggcctatgaccgctatgtggccatctgtaagcccCTCAACTACACCACCATCATGAATCAGCAGGTGTGTATGGTCTTAGTGGGAATGGCATGGGTGGGAGCTTTTGTGCATTCCCTTTCCCAGATCCTTCTCGTCTTCCAACTGCccttctgtggccccaatgtGATTGACCACTATTTCTGTGATGTGCTTCCCTTGCTCCAACTGGCCTGCTCAGACACTTTCCTCATTGGTCTGTTGATTGTAGCTAATGGGGGGACCTTGTCTGTGACCAGCTTTGTTATCCTCTTGGTGTCCTATGCGGTCATTCTACTTCATCTGAGGACTCGGAGTTCTGAGGGTAGACGCAAAGccctctccacctgtgggtcccacATCACCGTGGTTATGTTGTTCTTTGTACCTTGTGTCTTCATCTATCTGAGGCCTTCTACCACTCTGCCTGCAGACAAGATGGTAGCTGTGTTCTACACAGTGGTGACCCCACTCCTCAACCCTGTCATCTACTCCCTGAGAAATGCTGAAGTGAAGAAAGCCATGAAGAGGCTGTGGATCAGGACAGTGAAACCAGATGAGAAATAG
- the LOC124959446 gene encoding olfactory receptor 4B1-like yields the protein MTCTNNVTELVIAGLFQDPEMQKVCFVLFLSMYLATVVGNGLIIVIVSVSKSLRSPMYFFLGCLSLVEICYSSSVVPKFITDLLAKVKTISLKGCLAQIFFFHFFAVAEILLLVVMAYDHYVAICKPLHYMNIMSCQLCHMLVAGSWLGGFIHSIIQVLITIPLPFCGPKVIDHYFCDLHPLFKLACKDTFVEGGIVLVNSGLISLFSLTILVSSYTIILFSLRKRSAEGRRKALSTYASHITVVILFFGPAIFIYMRPSSTFTGDKLVAVFYTVITPTLNPIIYTLRNAEVKITMRKLWGKKENSGMGQ from the coding sequence ATGACATGTACAAACAATGTGACTGAGTTAGTTATCGCTGGCCTTTTCCAGGATCCAGAGATGCAGAAAGTGTGCTTTGTGTTGTTTCTCTCCATGTACCTGGCCACCGTGGTGGGCAATGGTCTCATCATTGTGATAGTCAGTGTCAGTAAGAGTCTGCgctcccccatgtacttcttccttggtTGCCTGTCCCTGGTGGAGATCTGTTACTCCTCTTCTGTGGTCCCTAAGTTCATCACTGACTTACTTGCCAAGGTTAAAACCATCTCCCTCAAGGGTTGTTTGGCCCAGAtcttcttcttccatttctttgcagttgctgagatcctcctgcttgtggtgatggcctatgaccactatgtggccatctgcaagcctctTCATTACATGAACATTATGAGTTGTCAACTATGTCACATGCTGGTGGCTGGTTCCTGGCTGGGGGGCTTCATTCACTCCATAATTCAGGTTCTTATCACCATCCCTCTGCCCTTCTGTGGTCCCAAAGTGATTGACCACTACTTCTGTGACCTCCATCCCTTATTCAAGCTGGCCTGCAAGGACACCTTTGTGGAGGGGGGTATTGTGCTGGTCAATAGTGGATTaatctccctcttctccctcaccATCTTGGTGTCCTCCTACACCATCATCCTGTTCAGCCTGAGGAAACGCTCTGCAGAGGGGAGGCGCAAAGCCCTCTCCACCTATGCCTCTCACATCACGGTGGTCATCTTGTTTTTTGGACCTGCCATCTTCATCTACATGCGGCCCTCGTCCACCTTCACTGGGGACAAGTTGGTGGCTGTGTTCTACACGGTCATCACCCCCACGCTGAACCCCATCATCTACACACTCAGAAATGCAGAGGTGAAAATCACCATGAGGAAGCTATGGGGCAAGAAGGAGAACTCAGGGATGGGACAATGA